Proteins from a genomic interval of Magnetococcales bacterium:
- a CDS encoding CinA family protein gives MKCLLVVPRWSELESFMPPSGRPHLDLLLETFGFVELGIRELEKGEPFDPTEVDEEYKLILIQGRNRPGGGRLRRSVLSSLGLSLGLDGDESDRLRVVGARPLYNSEGHPAGFAIKRRGRMVTYFQESIWSLRGELVGALHAMRRDEGQSARRGAGRPGSCWMIEGAGDPLDLSRYMGEEERSQCTVRNLPDGDAALFMPALMGDEFKRRVQNRLGSRMYSTEPRPLEDLVGERLRESGVRVVVSESCTGGLVTARISAMPGCSDYLSSGYVTYSDQAKFRCLEVPPVLLERCGAVSPEVALAMARGALRAAGSDLAISVTGIAGPAGGSDEKPVGTVYLAAVSRDGGALEHHGFYNGDRDRIRFQSSQTALHLLRRMLVDQG, from the coding sequence ATGAAATGTTTGTTGGTGGTGCCGCGCTGGAGTGAGTTGGAAAGTTTCATGCCCCCTTCGGGACGACCGCATCTGGATCTGCTGTTGGAGACCTTCGGCTTTGTGGAGCTGGGGATTCGGGAGCTGGAAAAGGGGGAGCCTTTTGATCCCACCGAGGTGGATGAGGAGTATAAGTTGATCCTGATCCAGGGCCGCAACCGCCCGGGTGGGGGACGCCTGCGTCGTTCGGTGTTGTCGAGTTTGGGGTTGTCGTTGGGGTTGGATGGGGATGAGTCGGACCGCTTGCGGGTGGTGGGGGCGCGGCCTCTTTATAATAGTGAGGGCCACCCGGCGGGGTTTGCCATCAAGCGCCGGGGTCGGATGGTGACCTATTTTCAGGAGTCGATCTGGTCGTTGCGCGGGGAGTTGGTGGGGGCGTTGCACGCCATGCGTCGGGATGAGGGTCAGAGTGCCCGGCGGGGGGCGGGGCGACCTGGCAGCTGCTGGATGATTGAGGGCGCTGGGGATCCTCTGGATCTTTCCCGTTATATGGGGGAGGAGGAGCGCAGCCAATGCACGGTGCGCAATTTGCCGGATGGAGACGCGGCGCTTTTTATGCCGGCCCTGATGGGGGATGAGTTTAAAAGGCGCGTTCAAAATCGCCTGGGCAGTCGCATGTATTCCACCGAGCCGCGACCTCTGGAAGATCTGGTGGGGGAGCGGTTGCGGGAGTCCGGGGTGCGGGTGGTGGTGTCGGAGTCCTGCACGGGGGGGTTGGTGACGGCGCGAATTTCGGCGATGCCGGGGTGTAGCGACTATCTCTCTTCGGGCTATGTGACCTACAGCGACCAGGCGAAGTTTCGTTGTTTGGAGGTGCCGCCGGTGCTGCTGGAGCGGTGTGGCGCGGTGAGTCCGGAGGTGGCGTTGGCCATGGCTCGGGGAGCGCTAAGGGCGGCGGGGAGTGATTTGGCCATTTCGGTGACGGGGATTGCGGGGCCTGCCGGGGGTTCTGATGAAAAACCGGTCGGCACGGTCTATCTGGCAGCGGTCTCCCGGGATGGGGGGGCGTTGGAGCACCACGGTTTTTACAATGGCGACCGCGACCGCATCCGCTTCCAGTCGAGCCAGACCGCTTTGCACCTGTTAAGACGCATGCTGGTGGATCAGGGGTAG
- the livM gene encoding high-affinity branched-chain amino acid ABC transporter permease LivM — MTMGGAQPKQNGMGAALTDALRVGLVALLIFGPMTGLVLNGYGLDFAWQRTGWLVAGVFFGRLAISLALNHGLAGPFLKKIFGKRDAGVVVARVDGGNPWLLVGLVVAALILPFFLSKYWLNVAALALIYVLLGLGLNIVVGLAGLLDLGFVAFYAVGAYGYALGHQYLGLGFWGALPFGAFTAACFGVMLGFPVLRMHGDYLAIVTLGFGEIIRLVLNNWMEFTGGPNGIRAPYPSFFGLEFTRRAKEGGVPFHQYFEIDYSSGYRYIFIYLVLFIVVVGMIFFLSRLRRMPIGRAWEALREDEIACRSLGINHVMVKLSAFAMGAMVGGIGGVFFAASQGFVNPTSFTFFESALILAIVVLGGMGSTRGVIIAALVLTILPELLRDFSDYRGLMFGIAMVVMMVWRPRGFLASRRSAFSAKQAGEAGA; from the coding sequence ATGACAATGGGAGGGGCGCAGCCCAAACAAAACGGAATGGGAGCGGCCTTGACCGATGCTCTGCGGGTGGGGTTGGTGGCGCTGTTGATTTTTGGCCCCATGACCGGCTTGGTATTGAATGGCTACGGATTGGACTTTGCCTGGCAGCGCACCGGCTGGTTGGTGGCAGGGGTCTTTTTCGGGAGGCTGGCTATCTCCCTGGCCTTGAATCATGGCTTGGCGGGGCCTTTTCTGAAAAAAATATTCGGCAAGCGGGATGCCGGGGTGGTGGTGGCCCGTGTGGATGGGGGTAACCCTTGGCTGCTGGTGGGATTGGTGGTGGCTGCCTTGATCCTGCCCTTTTTCCTCTCCAAATATTGGTTGAATGTGGCCGCTCTGGCGCTGATCTATGTGCTTTTGGGCTTGGGGTTGAATATCGTCGTGGGGCTGGCGGGGCTGTTGGATCTGGGCTTCGTGGCTTTTTATGCCGTTGGAGCCTACGGCTATGCCTTGGGCCATCAATATCTGGGGTTGGGCTTTTGGGGGGCGCTGCCGTTTGGGGCCTTTACCGCCGCCTGCTTTGGGGTGATGTTGGGGTTTCCGGTGCTCAGGATGCACGGGGATTATCTGGCCATCGTCACCTTGGGCTTTGGTGAAATCATTCGCCTGGTGCTCAACAACTGGATGGAATTTACCGGCGGCCCCAACGGTATCCGGGCACCCTATCCTTCGTTTTTCGGTCTGGAATTTACTCGCCGCGCCAAAGAAGGGGGGGTGCCGTTCCATCAATATTTCGAAATCGACTACTCCTCCGGCTATCGCTACATCTTTATCTATCTGGTTTTGTTCATTGTGGTGGTGGGGATGATTTTTTTCCTCTCCCGTTTGCGCCGAATGCCCATTGGTCGAGCTTGGGAGGCGTTGCGGGAGGATGAGATCGCCTGCCGCTCTTTGGGTATCAACCATGTGATGGTGAAACTGTCGGCTTTTGCCATGGGGGCGATGGTGGGGGGGATTGGTGGGGTCTTTTTTGCCGCTTCCCAGGGGTTTGTCAATCCCACATCCTTCACCTTTTTTGAGTCCGCCTTGATCTTGGCGATTGTGGTGCTGGGGGGGATGGGTTCCACCCGGGGGGTGATCATCGCTGCCTTGGTGCTGACCATCCTGCCGGAGCTGCTGCGTGATTTTTCCGACTATCGGGGGCTGATGTTCGGTATCGCCATGGTGGTGATGATGGTGTGGCGACCCAGGGGCTTTTTGGCCAGCCGCCGTTCGGCCTTTTCAGCAAAGCAGGCCGGGGAGGCGGGGGCATGA
- a CDS encoding phosphatidylglycerophosphatase A, which yields MDIGDKQLPANGLSRLAVGIATLGGVGRLPKAPGTFGTLATLPLCVLALEGGVWVVGGVFLLVTAVGFWASEVASRALGHKDPKEVVVDEAAGMLLTTLFMPVGWLWIGLGFILFRYFDIVKPWPVGWLDRHLPGGVGIMADDLAAGVWAGIVLTIIDKVIGS from the coding sequence ATGGATATAGGTGACAAACAGTTACCCGCCAACGGCTTGAGCCGGTTGGCCGTGGGAATTGCGACCCTGGGGGGGGTCGGGCGGTTACCCAAGGCTCCGGGCACTTTCGGCACCCTGGCAACGCTCCCTCTGTGTGTGTTGGCTCTGGAGGGGGGGGTGTGGGTGGTGGGTGGGGTGTTTTTGTTGGTGACGGCGGTGGGATTTTGGGCGTCGGAGGTGGCGAGCCGGGCTTTGGGTCACAAGGATCCCAAAGAGGTGGTGGTGGATGAAGCCGCTGGGATGTTGCTGACCACGCTGTTTATGCCGGTGGGTTGGTTGTGGATTGGGCTTGGATTTATTCTTTTTCGTTATTTTGACATCGTAAAACCCTGGCCGGTGGGGTGGTTGGACCGGCATCTTCCCGGGGGGGTTGGGATTATGGCCGATGATTTGGCTGCCGGGGTTTGGGCGGGAATTGTGTTGACGATAATCGACAAGGTGATTGGGTCATGA
- a CDS encoding branched-chain amino acid ABC transporter permease LivH (LivHMGF is the membrane component of the LIV-I/LS branched-chain amino acid transporter) yields the protein MDPYIVLQQAVNGLVLGSIYGLIAVGYTMVYGIIGMINFAHGEIYMISAYFTAIIIALLAFFGIQSAPFIILVTLAFTILLTSLYGWVVERVAYRPLRRSTRLAPFISAIGMSLVLQNYVRLSQGARNQGVPVLLEGSFRFPQGDVESFVQITYIQLLLVVVSLLGMGFLTWLINRTALGRACRATQQDRVMAQLLGVDTDRIISTIFVLGAAMAAVAGVLVSLNYGSFDFHIGFITGIKAFTAAVLGGIGSLPGAMLGGLVLGVSESFFSGFVNTDYKDVFAFGILVLVLIFRPSGLMGKPEVEKV from the coding sequence ATGGATCCTTATATCGTTTTGCAGCAGGCGGTCAACGGGCTGGTGTTGGGCTCCATCTACGGCCTGATCGCGGTAGGCTATACCATGGTCTACGGCATCATCGGCATGATCAACTTTGCCCATGGCGAAATCTATATGATTTCCGCCTACTTTACCGCCATCATCATCGCCTTGCTGGCTTTTTTCGGCATCCAATCCGCTCCCTTCATCATCCTCGTTACCTTGGCTTTTACCATCCTGCTCACCTCCCTCTATGGTTGGGTTGTGGAGCGGGTGGCCTATCGCCCCCTGCGCAGATCCACAAGACTCGCCCCTTTCATCTCCGCCATCGGTATGTCCCTGGTGCTGCAAAACTATGTGCGCTTGAGCCAAGGGGCGCGTAATCAAGGGGTGCCGGTATTGCTGGAAGGGAGTTTTCGTTTTCCCCAGGGGGATGTCGAGAGCTTCGTGCAGATCACCTATATCCAGCTGCTGTTGGTGGTGGTGTCGCTGCTGGGGATGGGATTTCTCACCTGGTTGATCAACCGCACGGCGTTGGGGCGCGCTTGCCGGGCGACCCAGCAGGATCGGGTGATGGCGCAACTGCTGGGGGTGGATACGGATCGGATTATCTCCACCATCTTCGTGTTGGGAGCTGCCATGGCGGCGGTGGCGGGGGTGCTGGTCTCCCTCAACTATGGCTCCTTCGATTTTCACATCGGCTTCATCACCGGCATCAAGGCTTTCACCGCAGCGGTATTGGGGGGGATCGGTTCCTTGCCCGGGGCGATGTTGGGGGGGCTTGTTCTGGGGGTGAGTGAGTCGTTTTTTTCCGGCTTTGTCAACACCGACTATAAGGATGTTTTTGCCTTTGGGATTTTGGTGTTGGTGTTGATTTTCCGCCCCAGTGGTTTGATGGGGAAGCCTGAGGTGGAGAAGGTGTGA
- a CDS encoding sel1 repeat family protein yields MHRLAALGMVLVLFGWLGAGGVEASEGEMEALQKAARGGDAQAQLQLGVRHFQGDGLPRNPAMAASWLEKSAQQGNVNAQANLGTMLLNGLGIPPNPTQAAHWLEKAAEQKNPMAQLSIGSMYANGIGVPPDPKKALHWITQAAEQNQVIAQFNLGSMYATGKGVKQDIAKAIHWLEKSTEQGSSIAPFNLGRIYERGDGGVPRDFPKAREWYRIAAERGNVQAQINLGLFHRQGREGIRVSPKVSYQWFLKAAEQNDTMAQVQVASMYASGLGVKKDFIKARQWYEKAANKGDSSAQTSLGSLLANGLGGKQDFKKARQWYQMAADQGNPVAHLKLGNLLVSGTGGEKNLVKAYRSFILASQAGVKFAEDNKTITASYMTPEQIAQAEEEAKNWRPKQSSQKSTPKSM; encoded by the coding sequence ATGCATCGTTTGGCTGCGCTGGGGATGGTTCTGGTTCTGTTTGGCTGGCTGGGAGCGGGGGGGGTTGAGGCTTCTGAAGGAGAGATGGAGGCGCTGCAAAAAGCCGCCCGGGGAGGAGATGCCCAAGCCCAGTTGCAGCTGGGAGTGCGCCACTTTCAGGGGGATGGTCTGCCCCGCAACCCCGCCATGGCCGCCAGCTGGTTGGAAAAATCGGCCCAACAAGGCAACGTCAACGCCCAAGCCAACCTCGGCACCATGCTGCTCAATGGTCTCGGTATCCCCCCCAATCCGACCCAGGCCGCCCACTGGTTGGAAAAAGCCGCCGAACAAAAAAATCCCATGGCCCAGCTCAGCATCGGTTCCATGTATGCCAACGGCATCGGCGTTCCCCCCGATCCCAAAAAAGCCCTCCACTGGATCACCCAAGCCGCCGAACAAAACCAGGTCATAGCCCAGTTTAACCTGGGCAGCATGTATGCCACCGGTAAAGGGGTGAAACAAGACATCGCCAAAGCGATCCATTGGCTGGAAAAATCTACGGAACAAGGCAGCTCTATAGCCCCCTTCAACCTGGGGCGTATCTATGAACGGGGGGATGGAGGTGTGCCGAGAGATTTCCCAAAGGCCCGGGAGTGGTATCGCATCGCTGCTGAAAGGGGCAACGTCCAGGCACAAATCAACCTGGGTCTGTTTCATCGTCAGGGGCGGGAGGGGATCCGGGTCAGCCCCAAGGTATCCTATCAATGGTTCCTGAAAGCCGCTGAACAAAACGATACCATGGCCCAGGTGCAGGTGGCCTCCATGTATGCCAGTGGGCTGGGCGTTAAAAAAGACTTTATAAAAGCCAGACAATGGTATGAAAAAGCGGCCAACAAGGGAGACTCCTCCGCCCAAACCTCCTTGGGCTCCCTCTTGGCCAACGGCCTGGGAGGCAAGCAGGATTTTAAAAAAGCCCGGCAGTGGTATCAAATGGCTGCTGACCAGGGCAACCCGGTAGCCCACCTCAAACTCGGCAATCTCCTCGTCTCAGGCACCGGGGGAGAAAAAAATCTGGTCAAAGCCTACCGCTCCTTTATCCTGGCAAGCCAAGCCGGGGTTAAGTTTGCTGAAGATAACAAAACCATCACTGCCAGTTACATGACCCCGGAACAGATCGCCCAGGCAGAAGAAGAGGCGAAAAACTGGCGTCCCAAACAGAGTTCTCAAAAATCCACCCCCAAAAGCATGTAA
- a CDS encoding ABC transporter ATP-binding protein, giving the protein MGAGGEALLELEGVDAAYGPVSALSGVSLTVHPGEIVTLIGANGAGKTTLLMTLFGNPRAGEGKIVFDGRDITGLPTHRIARMGLSLVPEGRRVFSGMSVAENLEMGLVAAGERMDEAQGHQELEKIFTLFPRLLDRREQRAGTLSGGEQQMLAMGRALMSRPRLLLLDEPSLGLAPMIIKQIFSTLKEIAREGTTIFLVEQNANQALRLADRGYVLVNGRVRMAGSGLELLQNADVRKAYLGGH; this is encoded by the coding sequence ATGGGGGCGGGCGGGGAGGCATTGTTGGAACTGGAGGGGGTGGATGCCGCTTATGGGCCGGTGTCGGCGCTTTCCGGGGTCTCTTTGACGGTCCATCCGGGGGAGATCGTCACCCTGATCGGGGCCAATGGCGCGGGCAAGACCACGCTGTTGATGACGCTGTTTGGCAATCCCCGGGCGGGTGAGGGGAAGATTGTCTTTGATGGTCGGGATATCACCGGGTTGCCTACGCATCGGATTGCCCGGATGGGATTGTCCCTGGTGCCGGAGGGGCGGCGGGTTTTTTCGGGGATGAGTGTTGCCGAAAATCTGGAGATGGGGTTGGTGGCGGCGGGTGAGCGGATGGATGAGGCCCAGGGGCACCAGGAGCTGGAAAAAATATTTACGCTTTTCCCCAGGCTGTTGGATCGCCGGGAGCAGCGGGCCGGGACGCTATCCGGGGGGGAGCAGCAGATGTTGGCCATGGGGCGCGCCTTGATGAGCCGTCCTCGCTTGCTGCTGCTGGATGAGCCGAGTTTGGGATTGGCACCGATGATCATCAAGCAGATTTTTTCCACCTTGAAGGAGATCGCCCGGGAGGGGACGACGATTTTTTTGGTGGAGCAAAATGCCAACCAGGCTTTGCGGCTGGCGGACCGGGGCTATGTGCTGGTTAATGGCCGGGTGCGGATGGCGGGTAGTGGTTTGGAATTGTTGCAAAATGCCGACGTGCGCAAAGCCTATTTGGGGGGACATTGA
- a CDS encoding ATP-binding cassette domain-containing protein has protein sequence MTLLSVDQLSMRFGGIQALLGVSFQVAEGSITALIGPNGAGKTTVFNCITGFYKATSGDIHLGDREGGDLVDLVAVLGEPFAPGDFLHPSRFGRRLFYKMFGGSHRVARAGVARTFQHVRLFKEMTVMENLLVAQHRRINRNIISGVVRTAAYRQAEAEAVERGHFWLKVFGLEGDLNRLAGELPYGHQRRLEIARAMCIGPRLICLDEPAAGLNPNETLELSALIRTLRDEHQVTVLLIEHDMGLVMDISDRVVVLDHGEVIARGAPEQIQNDPKVLEAYLGVSEEESA, from the coding sequence ATGACGCTGCTTTCGGTGGATCAGCTCTCCATGCGCTTTGGTGGCATTCAAGCCCTCTTGGGGGTGTCGTTCCAGGTGGCGGAAGGTTCCATCACCGCCCTGATCGGCCCCAATGGTGCGGGTAAGACCACGGTGTTTAACTGCATCACCGGTTTTTACAAGGCCACCTCTGGGGATATTCACCTGGGAGACCGGGAGGGGGGGGATTTGGTGGATCTGGTGGCGGTGCTGGGGGAGCCCTTTGCGCCGGGTGATTTTCTCCACCCATCCCGTTTTGGCAGGCGGCTGTTTTATAAAATGTTCGGCGGCTCCCACCGGGTGGCTCGGGCGGGCGTGGCGCGCACTTTTCAGCATGTGCGGCTTTTCAAGGAGATGACGGTGATGGAAAATCTCCTGGTCGCCCAACATCGACGCATCAACCGCAACATTATATCAGGCGTGGTGCGTACGGCTGCTTATCGCCAAGCGGAGGCCGAAGCGGTGGAGCGGGGCCATTTTTGGTTGAAGGTGTTTGGTTTGGAGGGGGATCTCAATCGCCTGGCCGGGGAGTTGCCCTATGGTCACCAGCGCCGTTTGGAGATCGCCCGGGCCATGTGTATCGGCCCCCGCTTGATCTGCCTGGATGAGCCCGCCGCCGGATTGAACCCCAACGAAACCCTGGAGCTGTCCGCCCTGATCCGCACCCTGCGGGATGAGCATCAGGTGACGGTATTGTTGATTGAGCACGACATGGGGTTGGTGATGGATATTTCCGACCGGGTGGTGGTGTTGGATCATGGTGAGGTGATTGCGCGGGGCGCGCCGGAGCAGATTCAAAACGACCCCAAGGTGTTGGAGGCCTATCTGGGTGTTTCTGAAGAGGAGTCTGCATGA